The window GGCTTTTTTTTGATGTATATTATATTATTTAAATGATACATAATAAATAAATTACATTTTAATAATCGTCAGCGTTTTGCTGGCGCTTTTTTTAGTGGTCTTAATAATTGTGTATGAACCATTAATCAGTTAATACTTTCATGTAACCCTCATCCATAAATTGATTGATAGTTTTTTTATTGCTTAACAATTAGCTATCTGTTATTATTATGATAATGTTGCATAATTTGTAAAAATATAACAACAATGGTAACTAAACATGTTATGCAAGTTGTATGGACCTAATATATTAACATGAAGGAGACTAACTAAAATGAAAAGAACAATGCTTTCACTTGTAGGATTAACTACATGCACAATTATCTATTTTTTAACGATGCAAACATGTATGGCAACTGTACAAACACCGGAAATAACATATCCTTATGATGGTGACATGATTGAGTGGAGCGATATAAATATAGCGTGGACAAAGATTGTTGAAGCAGATTATTATCATGTTCTTATTGAAGATTTGACAAGTGGTAATTATATAGAAAATAGCACTAAAATAGATGGTGAATCATACTTATTAACAGCAGATAAAATAACACCAGGACATATGATAAGGGTAGCTGTAAATGCATGTGATAGTGATGGAAATGAATCAGGTATACAGGAAATAACGTTCAGTATTAACCAATTAATTACTCACTACAAATTATCAGGGTATGTTAGTGATAATGGGTATTTGTTAATGGCAGGTGTAAAGGTACTGCTAGATAATAATTTAGAGACGATTACAGATTCTAAAGGATATTATGAATTCAATGAGGTAGAAAAAGGTTTACACGAGTTAACGTTTATGTATCCTGAATATACAACAGTTCAGGAGACTGTGGATATTGTTAATAACACAAAGAGAGATATAACTATCATGAGGGCTCCAAAACCTGACCCAGTTATGAAGTTTTTTTCATTAGGTAAGACGACATTTGATGGAGATGTTACATCCTTCTTATCCGATCAAACAGATTTTAAGATAGGAGATACTTTATCTATAGAAGGATCAATAGCTTCAAATGATGGATCAATTGAGAAATTAACAATTTACATTAATGGTCCAGATAACAAAAACCTTCAACAAGAATATGAAACTCAACATACCTCTTATTTTACAAACTCATCATTTAAAATTGGTGAGACATGGATTAAAAACTCAGGAAAATACTGGATTCAAATATGGGCAAAAAATTACAACCGTGAAAGTATAATGGTTGGAGAGATTCAAATAAATGTTGAAGACAATCAATTATTGCCCCCAGAAATAATTTTATCTCAATCAGATTATATTGAAAGCAAAAATGAAATTCAAATAAAGTGGGTTGCTTCTAGAAATGGAACACCTGATTTCTATGAAGTTTTTATTTACGATAAGAATAGAGAAAAAGTTTTTTATGAAAAAGTATTAAATGAAAACGAAATGATGATAAAATCAAGTAACGTGGATATCTCACATCTTATAGATGGAGAAAAGTATTATATCGAATTATATGCTCATAAAGAAGCATGGGAAGCAGGAGTATCGACAACTAATTTTAAGAAAGGTAATATGAAAACGCCTTCATTGAATATAAAGGCAAATTTTGATACAAATAAAATACTAGATAAAGTGACCCATAAGTCCATTACTTTGAATTGGAGTAATGATGAATTAATTCCAATAAACGTTTATGTATATGCAAATGGGGTAAAAGAATTATTTCAAAAAGGTATTATAAATTCTAATTATACAATCTCTACACAGGATCTTTTATATGATAGTAACTATGAAATTGTAGTAGAAATGGATTTACCAAATGGTAAAACCTATAATGAATCAATTGTATTTAACACAGCTAGCAAACCGTCAGATTGGGCAATACCATACATCATAAATTCTCAAGACAATGGATTGCTTACAGATAATGTAAAAAATGATTATACAAGCAATATAACAAGGGAAGAATTTTGTGAAGTTGCAGTACAACTATACAAAGCAATTTCAAAAGATAATAATCCAATACCTGCTCCTGTACAGACATTTAGCGATACAGATAATGAAATGGTTAGAATAGCGTATGGTCTGAAGATTGTTAATGGCAATGGTAAAGGTCAGTTTGAGCCAAATGCTTTTATTACAAGACAAGAGCTAGCAGCTATGATGTTTAGAACGATTGCTGTATCTAATCCAGATATAGATCTAAGTGGGAGTGATAATATTGTTAATGGTTTTTCAGATAAAAGTAATATTGCAAAAGAATGGGCCCTTAAACCAATACAATTCCTAACAAAATATGGCATAATGAATGGTATGGGAGATGGAAACTTTGCTCCAATATCAAATGCTACCAAGGAACAAGCAATAAAAATGGTGAATGTAGCTTATAAAACAAATTATGATTTATTAGACAGTAAAAAGGAATAGTATTCAAGATATGCGTTTGGAGGGAGGTATAGAAGAATGGTAACATTCAATAGAGAGTTAGAATTCCAATACGCAGATATGAATTGTAAAGATTATTTAGAGAGTATGGATAAGCATATTAACAAGGATAGGTTATATAAGAAGATTAAGGACAACGAAGTTATCGTTGTGAAGGATAAGGATAATGTAATTGGTTGGCTTAGATTCAATTATTTTTGGGATAACATACCCATGATGAATATGCTGTTTCTAGAACAACCCTATAGAGGTAAGAAGATTGGTAAAGCTTTAGTTAAGTTTTGGGAAGAAGAAATGAGAAAGCAAAGCTATGAGCAAGTGATGACATCGACACAGGCAGATGAGCATGCTCAACATTTCTATAGGAAATTGGCATATAATGATAGTGGATGTTTAGTTCTTGAAACTCAAGCACTAGAGATTATCTTAATCAAACAATTATAAATGAAATATATAGATAAAACCCTTTTTACAAGGGGTTTTATCTATATGAAAGACTCTATTTACATATTGTACTGTTTATTATATAATGTGTATTAATCATTCTTAATCTATTAGTCAAGGGGTCTAGTGGAGGTAATCTACACATAGAATGATTGTATTGTAACTAGTCTACAGTAAGACTATTTAAACGATGAGGGAGTGGACATATGAAAAAGTTAAGTGTAATATTGGGTCTAGTTGTTGTGCTCATATTATCTGTATGGTTTATGAATACATATAAAGGTTCAGATGATGTGAATGATACCAATCGCCAGACAAATGATGAAACAGATAATCATAATGATGATGAAACAGATGAAAAGGCTTTGACGCAAACGGACATTGTGAAGCTCATTGAACAAAAAAAGTACCAATTTAGAAAACTTAAAATACCTTATGATGCGTATCGTGAAGCACACATGAAATATTTCATGGATACAGATATGGATGATAAGTTTTTGTATACGGGTATTATGGGTATGTTAGATGAAACCGTTACAATGAAAGACTTTATTGGGAAGGATATGGAAGAAACCAAAGAATATTTGGAAAGCTTAGGTCTTTCATTAGAATCCTATGAAAAGGTATTAGAAGATGAAGATGACTTAATGCATCAGGTAAAAATAAGTGATGTTTATAAGGATTACAGCAAAGATGAATGGACTACCGTATTTGTTCAAAAGAAAGTTCAAAGTAAAACGCATATGGTTTATGGCACGGCCAAATATATATTTGAAAAAGTAGACGATACTTATAAAATAAAGATTCATAGTGAAACATGGAATCCAACATTCATTAAAGAGTATTTGTATGAGATACCGAAAAAGAAATACGATTCCATGATGGAAAGACGACCTTTTAACGATAAAGAATACATTGAAGTGATGGACATGAAGGAATTAGTTGGTAAGGTTAGTCAAGAAGAAAACTGGGATGCTCTTTTTGGAGAGTAAAAGCATAACTAATCATAAAAACCAATAGAAGAAAAGGAGGGCTTATATTGATTAAAGCGAAACCACTAAAGAGAGGGTCAAAAATAGCTATCATATCGCCAAGTAATGGTTTGCCAGCCATACTGCCAGATATCTATGAATTGGGACTTCAGAATTTAGAAGAATTGTTTGGTTTTCAAGTGGTAGAATATCCTACAGCAAGGATGCCATCAGAAGAACTTTATCATTCACCTAAGCAACGAGCGGAAGATATCAATAAAGCCTTTGGTGATGACACCATTGATGGCATCATCTGCTCCATAGGTGGTTACGAGTCTGTGAGAATACTTAAATACTTGGATCTGGATGTCATATTAAAACATCCCAAGATGATCATGGGATTCTCAGATGCCACGACCTTTTTAACGTACCTTAATCAAGAGGGCTTAGTCACTTTCTATGGGCCTGCAGTTATGGCTGGATTGGCTCAGTTAAAACATATTGATGATGCTTATAAACGGCATATTGAAGATATGCTTATCCATAGGCAAGTACCATATACCTATACACCTTACACAGCGTGGAGCCATGGTTATAAAGACTGGTCCGTTATGGAAACGTTGGGCCAGTGCACCACGTTCTATAAGAACGAACACCCTATGGCATTTCTTCAACAAGGTAAGCCAGGAGATGTAAAAGGGTATCTATGGGGTGGCTGCATAGAAGTATTAGAATTCTTAAAAGGTACCAGCTATTGGCCTGAGACCAGCTTTTTTCAGGATAAAATCCTCTTCTTTGAAACATCAGAAGAAAAACCATCACCTACAAATGTAGGTTATATGTTACGTAATTATGGTATTATGGGCGTGTTACATCAAATCAAGGGCATCCTATTTGGCAGGCCCAAGGATTATTCTGATGAAGAAAATAAAGCATTACATGGTATAATAAAAAATATATTGGAGATAGAATTTGGTGTAACGGATATACCTGTTATGGTAGACGTGGATATTGGGCATACAGATCCCAAATGGATTATACCCCTTGGATGCCAAATACGTATCAATGCCATAGAAAAAAGTATTACATTAGAGGAACATCCTTTTGGATGATTCTCTTTTTTTTGATAATACGCTCTATGATTTTCTGGGATACCACGGAAATAACAAGAAATTAGGATAAAGTTTGATAAATTTCGATAAACATATAATCCTATTTTTCAGTTCTGTCG is drawn from Vallitalea pronyensis and contains these coding sequences:
- a CDS encoding S-layer homology domain-containing protein: MKRTMLSLVGLTTCTIIYFLTMQTCMATVQTPEITYPYDGDMIEWSDINIAWTKIVEADYYHVLIEDLTSGNYIENSTKIDGESYLLTADKITPGHMIRVAVNACDSDGNESGIQEITFSINQLITHYKLSGYVSDNGYLLMAGVKVLLDNNLETITDSKGYYEFNEVEKGLHELTFMYPEYTTVQETVDIVNNTKRDITIMRAPKPDPVMKFFSLGKTTFDGDVTSFLSDQTDFKIGDTLSIEGSIASNDGSIEKLTIYINGPDNKNLQQEYETQHTSYFTNSSFKIGETWIKNSGKYWIQIWAKNYNRESIMVGEIQINVEDNQLLPPEIILSQSDYIESKNEIQIKWVASRNGTPDFYEVFIYDKNREKVFYEKVLNENEMMIKSSNVDISHLIDGEKYYIELYAHKEAWEAGVSTTNFKKGNMKTPSLNIKANFDTNKILDKVTHKSITLNWSNDELIPINVYVYANGVKELFQKGIINSNYTISTQDLLYDSNYEIVVEMDLPNGKTYNESIVFNTASKPSDWAIPYIINSQDNGLLTDNVKNDYTSNITREEFCEVAVQLYKAISKDNNPIPAPVQTFSDTDNEMVRIAYGLKIVNGNGKGQFEPNAFITRQELAAMMFRTIAVSNPDIDLSGSDNIVNGFSDKSNIAKEWALKPIQFLTKYGIMNGMGDGNFAPISNATKEQAIKMVNVAYKTNYDLLDSKKE
- a CDS encoding GNAT family N-acetyltransferase; this translates as MVTFNRELEFQYADMNCKDYLESMDKHINKDRLYKKIKDNEVIVVKDKDNVIGWLRFNYFWDNIPMMNMLFLEQPYRGKKIGKALVKFWEEEMRKQSYEQVMTSTQADEHAQHFYRKLAYNDSGCLVLETQALEIILIKQL
- a CDS encoding S66 family peptidase gives rise to the protein MIKAKPLKRGSKIAIISPSNGLPAILPDIYELGLQNLEELFGFQVVEYPTARMPSEELYHSPKQRAEDINKAFGDDTIDGIICSIGGYESVRILKYLDLDVILKHPKMIMGFSDATTFLTYLNQEGLVTFYGPAVMAGLAQLKHIDDAYKRHIEDMLIHRQVPYTYTPYTAWSHGYKDWSVMETLGQCTTFYKNEHPMAFLQQGKPGDVKGYLWGGCIEVLEFLKGTSYWPETSFFQDKILFFETSEEKPSPTNVGYMLRNYGIMGVLHQIKGILFGRPKDYSDEENKALHGIIKNILEIEFGVTDIPVMVDVDIGHTDPKWIIPLGCQIRINAIEKSITLEEHPFG